A window of Juglans regia cultivar Chandler unplaced genomic scaffold, Walnut 2.0 Scaffold_7, whole genome shotgun sequence genomic DNA:
CAAAGGTCCATGTCCCAGGAAATTATCATACCACAAGGATACATTTCCTTCCCCCACCCTCCATTTTGTACTCTCCCACAAAGTTGGCATTACTTCCGATatctttttccaaaacagaGAGGCTGAACTACTCTCAGCACTAAGCACCATATGCCcattcttaacatattttgcCCGAAAAAATTCCACCCACAAAGAGTTTTTTGTTAGCAAATTCCATccataagaaataaatatttttgaacctCATCAAGATCCCTCACACCAATACCTCCCTCCTCCACCGGCACACACATCTTCTGCCATGCCCTCCACTTCCACTTGCTTTTACCACCCTGTTCACAAGAAAAAATTAGCAAATAAACCCGACAGTTTCTTAAAAACAATCTTAGGAACATGAAGCGCCGACAACAAGTGCATAGGCATGCTAGAAAGAACATGCCATAACAAAATTAACCGACCCCCTTGCGAAAGAAGCCTACTTTTCCAACCAGACACTTTCTTTCCTATTTTTTCAAGGAGGGGGCCAAAATGGGAAGCCTTAAGCTTCGCATCTACAATTGGAACACCCAGATAAGTGAATGGAAATTTGCCTTCCACGAACCCAGTCTCAACCAAAGTGTCTCTCTTCCTGGACAACCTTAATtgcttagagaaaaaaatagccAACTTTTCATGGCTCACCTGCTGTCCGACCACTTCTCATAATCATGCAAAACACCCATTAAACAACGAATATACCTCTTACTAGCATTCGcaaaaatcataacatcatCGGCATATAATAAATGGAAAATTCTAGGAGCACCAACCAGATGATAGAAATGATGACTATCCGCCATTCGCTTCTTAAGCAACCGGGAGAAAACCTCTTCTAGGATAATAAATAGGTATGGCGATAGCGGATCCCCTTGCCTAAGAGCCCTCTTGGACTTAAAAAAAACCTTTATACGTACAGTTCATCATTATTGAAAACCATGGCGTTGGCACACACATAAAAACCAACCTACGGAAAAATACCTGAAAACCCATCGCAGTAAGGACATGCTCCAGAAACCTCCAATCAACTCGGTCATACGCCTGACTCATATCTAGCTTCAACATAACATTTTCACCCCTCACCTTTCAATGTATTGACTTTATCATTTCCTGCGTAAGAGTcacattctcaaaaatacttcgtCTCTTCACAAATGCACCTTGTTCTTGTGAGATAACATCCCCAAGAACCAAAGAGATCTTCGCAACCAGAATCTTGGAGAACACCTTATATATGACATTACAAACACTAATCCGAAACTTGACAAAACTTTGGGGATTTTTAATCTTGGGAATAAGGACAATGAACGATGAAGTATAGAATTTCAGGAGAACCTCTCCCAAATAGAACTCCTCCATAGCCTCTATCACATCCTTTTAATAAAATCCTAGCAAGCCAAATAAAAAGcagaaccaaaaccatctggcctTGGGCTGCTGTCCGCCACAATAGAAGCCAAAGCCTCATACACCTCTTTCTCTGCTGGCACGTCTTGCAATTTGGCCACAACATATTCCAAGATAGCTAGATCAATTAACTCCCTCAAATCTGGCAATTCAACAGAGTCCTCTTGGGAAaggaaatctgaaaaatatctCACAGCTTCCTCATGCACCCTCTCCCTCAACTCTAGTAAAGTCCCATCCTGCAATCTCATAGAATTTACACTAGAATTCCTCCTCCTTTGcccaataatattatgaaaaagttttgaattttgatcacCGTCAACCAGCCATGCCTTCTTAGCTTGTTGAAGAAGGCATCTCCAACTCAGCCTTAGTAGGTAGCAACTCCACCTCAACCTCTTCAGTATAGGAGGCCTGCATCTTAGAATCTAGCAGTTCAAGATGCTCTTCCAACTGCTTTATAAGTCCACCCACATGATTGAATACCTTCTTATTCCAACTACGCAATTTCACTTTTAGGCGTTTAAGTTTCCCAGCTAATTTCAATAAACCCAAGTTACAATCAACTGGTTCCTCCCATGACATATGAACTGTCTCCAAGAACTTCTCATGATCAATCCACATATTTTGGAACCTAAAAGGGGAAGGGCCATACCTCTTAGTCCTCGCCCCCAACAGAAGTAGAATAGGCGAATGGTCCGATGTTCTTCTACTTAACAACCTTGCCGATGCTTCACCGAATCTAGCATTAAACTCATTATTCACCAACACTCTATCAATTTTTGCCTAGCTTCTCGCCATACCTTGTTGTCCATTACACCATGATAGTTGCCGACCATCTAACCGTAAATGCATTAACCCGCACCTATGAATACAAacattaaactcatcaatagCCGAGACGGACCTCGGTCTACCACCCACTCGTTCCTCATTCATTcttctaatattaaaatcccccaacACCACCTAAGTAGTACCCACACACGAGATTCCACTCAATTGAGACCACAGATCCTGGTGCTCCATCTGTGAACACTTGGCATAGATAAATGTTGCTAACAAGCTTTCCCCATCTATCTCAAACAACCCAGACAAGGACTGATTAGTCATACCAACTACATCCATGATAACCTCCTCTTTCCAACACACCCATAAGTTACCCCCCCACTTCCACATTAGACGTTAAATTTGGAAACTGCAAACTAGATGCCCACCGTTGCAACTTTGACACATCCTGGAAAGGTGTTATGAAATAACCAAAACTAAAATACCGTACTTCTGGACCATTTGCCTAATCCTTCGTTTTGAAGTTCCCAACCCCCTCACATTCCACACTACAATGCTTTCCATCATAAATTCAGTTTGTGTTTTTGGGCTTTCACCCGGCGTGACTTCCGCACCAACACTTCATTACCAGTCTGCTCTCCCATAATTATACCCTAGTCTGAACCGTAGTCCTTTGGATTATCCATATGCACTGTAACTTCCTCTTCTGATAATACCTCAAATGCATTGAAACACTCCACAACACCCCCTGACCTCCAACTCAGATCCCTTTCACCCTCTACCACCACCGTTTCTTTCGCACCATCCATTACCTTTAAAGAATTCAACCCCCTCAAGTCACACTCTACACCTTCCACCCCTTCTCTGTTATCCCCTGAATATCCCTCTGTAAGGAACTCAGCATGTTCTTTGTTATCCCACACCACCAGTGAACCCTTTGCCCCCTCCAACTCGTCTACAGAATTTATCACCTCCAACCTCACCTCCACATCTTCTCTAGTACTCTAAGAACCTCCCTTCTTCCCAACATCACCCTCCTCACCTGGTACCCCCACCACAATCGGATCCTCCATCACCTCACCAACAACCGGCTGCACCGACTGTGGAATCCCATCGATCCCCTCAGACTTATCTTGCACTCCATCCCCCTACGTAACAGACTCTGGCACCAGCACAATTGAGTCCGATTTATGGCCAACCTACTTCCACAATTTATCCTCCCCCTCATTCTCCCTCCTCACCTTCACCCCCTCCTTCCTACCAGGTTTAGGACACATACCAACCCAACAGACCATTGCTGTATGTCCCTGCCGAAAACATTTACTACATTAAAAGCCTCTCTTCTCATATACAACATCTTGCCAAATATGCTTATTCAATCCAATCACCATTGGAAAACCACGAATAGGGTCATCTTGCAAATCCACTTCCACGCACAATCTGGCCCCCGTGGCTCGCGTTCGATACAAAGTTGCATTATCCGTGCCAAGAAATTTCCCAAATCGAGAGGCAAAACTCTGCAGGCAGTCCAACCGATACAAGTGTAATGGCAGTCCTGGCAAAAATATCCATTGAGGAGCAAAAGACGGCTCCTTATTCACAAAATCCACAGATACTTCTTCCCTCATGTGCCCACGCATGAAAATAGTCTTTCTCATTCGCCAAGTGCAAAAGAACATGATAATCATCCATAAAGCTAATCTTCGGAACCTCACTAAAACCCCAAGATTTTATGATTTGTAACCGCAACACATCAATTGAAGGTCTCGccgaaataaatttcaaaactagCGCAAATTTCAAATCTTCTGCAGCCCGATCCATTTCAACATCCGAGAAGACAAAACCCAACTCACCGTTAACTAGTTCTGGTTTCCTCAGAGGCAACCTAAATTTAGCCGTCGAAAGCGGCCTTTGCAATGCCTGCACAAACGACTGCTTGTGACCCCCACTGCCACCACCGCCCTGCTCATCTCCAGAACCCCCAGCCCCATTCTTCTAACAACCCTCCCCAACCTCGCTGACAACAAGAGTTGCCAGAGGGCAAATAGATCGCCCCTTTTTGCAATCTCCCtaaccctagcagagcaaaaTAAATCGCCTACCACGTCAGCAATCTGTAAATGACAAAGATATTGTTAGTGTTTTATATTagtaaatattagtttttttaagcGAATTGATGCTATAGGTATATACGTAGCTGTTAGTGTATGTATTATTGTCAtgacttttttttccctttgttgatAAATGTATATACAATGAAGCTTCAACATTCAAAGACACTAGAAGTTCAAAGGCCGGCTTTCCAACGAGAGGAGTTGATGCTCACTTGATAATGCATATTTTATGGAACTATGTCCCTGCAGCTgacaaatttgaagttgaagAATTTTGAGATGCTTGAATTTGTAGTGTAATTTGTTTGGCATTGAGTTATATCTAAACCTGGTATTTTGCTATTTGTAGTGGTTTGATAATTATTGTATCCAGCCTCGGtgcaattattttgatttatgaatAGAGGGATGTGAATGCGTAGTCTTAAGAATATGAGTTGGAGAGTTATTTGTCAGTTGATGAATGTAGTTTTGAATGTTAAGAGTGATTGATGgatgtaatttttcttgtacACGTTTTGGATTACTTCTACAAatttgatgaatgtaatttttcttataatgtatTGCTTATGCTAGGTGCTAAAAGTGATTGAATAGATGTGGACCTTTGAGACTATATTGTATCCTGCAAAGCAAAGATTAGAGAATATGCAATACCTATATTGTCTCAACTCTTCACGATGCAGCTTATTAATGATGATTGAATACACGTCGccctttaattttctttgtttgagCAATAATCGTACGTGCTAAATTCCAATACTTTTAAGTTAAAACCACAAGTGCCTTAGATTTTATTTGGTTTAGTGGAGTTGCTAATTCATCTCTCAATTATTGAATAAAAGcatagtttaaaaagaaaaaaagaaactcagGATAAGTTCCACTTTTTGGTCAAATGACAATTATTGGTTCATcatgagctagctagccagTCACCATAAATTTCTGATTTGTGACTAAACCATTTATCATAACCTTTTATCATGTGTAAACAGGTGATGGTGTCTATGGATTTGGCATAATAAGTTGCCATAATTCTTTGTATAGAGCATATAGCATACATGCTACTATCCGAACAATCTATTTACATTTCAAACTAACACGATACAACTATagtaagaaccaaaaaaaaaattattacaagagaTGCAATCCAGTATAACATCCTCCCTCTTCCGAACTTCATTCTCTTTTGTCATAATTTTCTCTTGTACCGATTGAAGTATATCTACCCATATGAAGAATTGATATCTTCCCTTTCCCGGCATATAATTCAAGACTTTTAAGTTTCAAATATAACAGCTTTATACATACAttcaaaaccaataaaaaaaatgacaattaatTACCGTGTTATACTCTAGACAGGCATAAAATTTCCTTTCAGAATTTTTGTCCGTGCGGGAGAACTTTAGTGGTGCTTCCAGAATTACCGTGTTATACTTCAGACAAGCAAATAGCCTATTAATAACACAGGACAGACACAAGCGCATATAGGATACAtgcaaatgaataaaataaatgttggaGAAATATTTCAAAAGGTCCAGTACCATTTGCCATATTAGCTAGTCAGGGTAAGAGTGCATTATTAATCATGTTGTCAAGGTCGTATGATCATCTCATGCATTTATCTGAAAATATCGTAACAAGTGAAAAATATCCATTCAATAAGAAAACTAATAGTTGTTGTAATAACCAAACAGAATGGAACAGAATAGAAAAATAACCAAACCGTAAGAAGGATTGGTaattacacaattttattttggggTAATCCTTAatataagtaagaagaatttaTAAAGTGCAAAAACTTGGGCAACCAAAATTAGCATGGCATGTCTGATccagaaaaaggaaaagtaaataATGGTCAAAGATGAAGGAGGAATAAGTGACCTAAATCAAGATGATGGGTCAAGCTAGCGAAAAGTAGGTCCATTTCCTAACAtgaggggagaaaaaaaaagaaagaaaggaaaaaagaatgtGGTCTAATAAAGCTAGGGCtattttatgaaatgatgttAGCTTTGGAGTTTTGGAAGTCATGtgccttaattaattaattcaaaagtaACACACCCACTAAGTGATGTTTGTTCAATAGGCAATAATAGTCAGTTTGCTTTGTACATAATTACTAACTCATGGGAATGATTCTGTCTCCACCCTGCAGCTTTCTCATACATTGTTTCTCCTTTCCACTTCATCcccacataaaaagaaagaatactAGTATTATTGTTTGCCAAGAAAACACAATCTTTCGACTCGAGGTGGTGCTCAAGTTGGAGTTAGAATTTTCACAGTTTCTTAGAACTATAGATTCAATGGGAGTTTAAATAGATACTTCGAATATGATAATTTGTGATGGGCAACTTAACAATTGTTGGCATATGCAATTCTTCATCTTTCTAATCTTCAAGCTACCCACCTTCAAGATGGCAAAAAATCGACAATTGTAGGCTTACATCAGTAGTTTGTTTGGTTAGAGTTTGATGCAGATGCAGATGCAATGCAGTCAACAATGGTATTGATACTCTGCTTAAATTTCAGTACCATTGCAGTGCAGTCGACAATGGTATTGAACCCTTAATTCATAAATTCATGATCCGCAATAATAATTCCTAGAAATTCACAAATCAATAAATTACTTCAACAACACAACCACAGAATCTACATCTGTAGCCTATTTCAACAACACAGCCAGTTGTATACTagtaatcacaaaaaaaattaaccaaataaaTCAACACAACCAATCGCAATAAATCAATGTATgttcaaaaaaaattacatgagaTCTACCAAAAATCAACCTTTTTCGGAAAAATGCCTAAAGTGTGTTACCATGCGATCTGGGTTGGTGATTTGGCGTCCATGAGGGAGATCTAGCTTGGCCCGCGACGTCTGGAGGCAGATCTGGGTTGAGGGGGAGAGAACTGTGGCTAGGGTGAGGGGCGTCAGCCTGCTGAGGAGCTTCGTTGGCTGGGGTGAATGGCGTTGGCATGCTAAGGGGCGTCGCTGGCTGGGGTGAGGGTAGGGCTCGTTTTCGGGGTGATGGAGAAGGGGAGAAGGGTAGGGAGAAGTGGCTGGGGTGCTCGTTTTCAAGTTGTTGGAGAGGGGGAGAAGGGAAAGTGTGAGTAGCAAGAGAGAAGTCAAAATCCTAAAGAAATCAATGAATCGTGATGTGGGTAAGCAATTGGGTTCAATACATCAGGAGTCTGGTGTGCGACCCAAGAATGGGAGGCTGAGTAGTGTTTTTCCTAATATATAGAAGGAGTTATGTGATTATATTTTatcagaaaaatactttaacatcaaagagatttaattttataatttaatatgatactttagattatataattatttttattattataaatttaatttaatatattataaaagattatactaatttacataaaaaacgCAAAGTCACCCATCAatgttttgggtttgaaatttataatgaaattaaagatcttttttttttttttttcaagagtaaaatcaagaattttaatAGCTTTTAGCTCTTAAAAATTACTCACATATAATTGTTGGCAAGCCGAAATGAAAATGACACCAAAAAAGTGAGTTGTAGAACAGAAGACCAATTCCCTTTTTACGAATGAGAAGTGCTAAGATTATAAATaagttctataaaaaaattcataaactaacatgattttatatgatatattaaatttattatataattaaaataattttattatttaatatatcacatcaaatgacgtcaatttataaatttatttttatacagtCCTTTTTCGACAAAAGCATTTCTATAACAAAAAGCACTAAGCATGGGGGCCTTTATGTGaattaaaataaggaaaaaaaaggtaatttcaagttttctccaagaaaaataaaatcgggAGCCTACTCCTTGCATGACAAATATAGGGTGCTAAATGAACTGAAGGGACGGCAGTATGACTATAAGA
This region includes:
- the LOC109021945 gene encoding uncharacterized protein LOC109021945 — its product is MEEFYLGEVLLKFYTSSFIVLIPKIKNPQSFVKFRISVCNVIYKVFSKILVAKISLVLGDVISQEQDMSQAYDRVDWRFLEHVLTAMGFQSKRALRQGDPLSPYLFIILEEVFSRLLKKRMADSHHFYHLVGAPRIFHLLYADDVMIFANASKRYIRCLMGVLHDYEKWSDSRKRDTLVETGFVEGKFPFTYLGVPIVDAKLKASHFGPLLEKIGKKVSGWKSRLLSQGGRLILLWHGGKSKWKWRAWQKMCVPVEEGGIGVRDLDENGHMVLSAESSSASLFWKKISEVMPTLWESTKWRVGEGNVSLWHVETLEHVLAKGDFVVEVWKMASAKFGVPFVPQLGCQQRVHV